A genomic window from Mesorhizobium sp. 131-2-1 includes:
- a CDS encoding pyridoxamine 5'-phosphate oxidase family protein → MTAQECRKHLAASRVGRLACARDGMPYVVPISFVYENGHIYSFSLIGHKVWAMRANPQVCFEVDEIANPRSWWSVVAFGRYEELAEAGSRQNERDHAWSLLQKARPNWWEPGSETPHSEDEVASPPHLFFRINIEKITGRRALV, encoded by the coding sequence ATGACAGCACAAGAATGCAGGAAGCACCTGGCCGCAAGCAGGGTCGGGCGCCTCGCTTGCGCAAGAGACGGGATGCCGTACGTCGTGCCAATCAGCTTTGTTTACGAGAACGGCCACATCTACAGCTTCTCCCTGATCGGTCACAAGGTCTGGGCGATGCGGGCAAATCCTCAGGTTTGCTTCGAAGTCGACGAGATTGCCAACCCTCGCAGTTGGTGGAGTGTCGTTGCCTTCGGTCGCTACGAAGAACTCGCCGAAGCTGGCTCCCGGCAGAATGAGCGCGACCACGCATGGTCGCTGTTGCAGAAAGCGCGCCCCAACTGGTGGGAACCCGGCAGCGAGACACCTCACTCCGAGGACGAGGTGGCCAGTCCGCCTCACCTCTTCTTCCGCATCAACATCGAGAAGATCACTGGCCGTCGTGCCCTCGTCTGA